The nucleotide window TTATGATCATGACATATTTTCCATAAATtaatgccttcttttttttttcaaaagaataatttattatacattGTGATTATTAAGTGTACTTAATATTTGGGTTTAGAGTTCTCTACACTAGtattgttcttattattattttttttatttgcttgttATTGTAGATATAGCTGAATTATATAAAGATTTTATGTTGTGAAATTGtttctttgatatatatatatatatatatatatatatatatatatatatatatatatatatatatatatatatatataatcaacttTGCCTGGGTATAACTACATTATTCGACCTAGTATAACACACAAATTTTTCCATGTATAAAAAACATCCTTCACCCCAAATACAAGATAAAACTTTGCTCAAGTACAAAGATATTATTCACCCAGGATATAAGGCATAACTTTATAGGGGTATAAAGACATTCTACAATCCAATTACAAGAAACAACTTTGTTCAGGCATAAATACATTCTCTAAATGACAAGACTCCAagcaaccaaacaaaaaaagtacAAGAGCAAGCACGAGCTTAGCTATAGaaaatcatgaatataaatAGTGGTTGGTCAAgtcttttcattgttttatcaTAATGGATCTAGGATTTATACCCACAACTTAGGTCTAAAAGCATAAGATATGAGACATAAATCATGCTCAAAGACATATGACATGAGGTATAACTTGAGCTTAAAATTTGATGGGCTAGAGTGCATATCTAGGGTCCCTAAACCTAGATGCAATGCATCTCTTAGTTCTCTCTTGTTACGTTATATAGTTCAATAGAATATTATACCTAGGAAGAATGACATGACTTCCTATAAATTTCAATGAATATGGCATAACTCTCAACTAACCCAACTAGCCTAAAATCCCTAGCAACTATATATTGGgcttatggttttttttttagcatacgAGGCCATAAACTTGGGCATATATACCCCAATTTCAAGTGCTTTCATTTACTTTTTGTGCACCTACATGATTATATCATAACTAGGCTCATTTAAGCAACATTGAACTCATTTTAAACTTAAGTACATAACAAAATCTTTCTCCTTGAACAAGACACCACcatttagagcgtgtttgacattatgataataattgttttttatagtgattttctttggaaatacataaaaacaatatattttttaattcatttctaacattaacacatcaaaacgattcacaaacatcaaaaaatttcaaaataaatttttggcgAACAGCGTTTTGTCCACAATGCCAAACACACTATTAGAAGCTATAAATCCAAATAATTGTTATATACCTATATGTTATTATCCTTTTCCTATTTTTCCCTTATCACCATGAAAGTTGATGTGGTTCATGAATATACATATGAGGGAATGAATAATAAGGTCGGTGTGAACATTACCACTAGACATCCTTGTCTACAcatctttattttcatcataaacTTTGAACGTAAAATACATCTCAAAagattatatctttttatatctcattttattgatttaaacatTGAAGAGTCCTAAACAACTCAAGAGACTTGTTTCACATGTATTCGTGAGCTTTTAATCTTATCCTTCTTCTTCAACCATATAACCTAGTTATTTGTCATTGAAAAGTGTGAATCTagttttcaattgatttttttgaatccAGCTCCAATAACAAGGTATAATTTTGTCTTTATTGTGTCTAGTCCTTAGTTTCttaatagttttaatttgaTACCCCAACTTTCAATTAACAAATTTTTAGGGGctaaatcattttaattgaatttttaggggttaaatcattttaattgagtttttgaaGTCATCTTCTCTTAGTTTTAACGTGGTTTCTCCATATACAAGTATGCTTTTAACATACACAcacactattttttatttaacccatgatgtaaagtgtaattttttaaagtagaaTGACAAAgtgaaaacataattaaactatatgaggttttttttgtaattattccaaataaataaaagcataaattctcttttttgaataataattattgCAACCGGTATTCTTATGATCAGTCTAATAGGAATTTTTTAATagcttttattttgaattgggtTTATCTATGTAGCAATAAAATGAACCGAATTATAGATATGAAAGCGTAAGAActcaactttattttctttaaattagatttttaaaaaaaatatgtacacAAGTATACATCACAATATGTACACAAGTATGAAAAAGTTTTAGGAAGTGTTGGCAtataatattcataatataaaagATGTGAGTTGAATTTTATAGTATCTTTAAATTGATGCAATTTTTCAAGATCAAGataatgtcaatttttttttaatcggaaTAATTGTACCAGGTAAATTAATTGACCTACTAAAAATCCTATAATAAGTATACTGCCAGtatcttttttatcaatataactAAAAATCTTGCAATAAATTTATGTGCACTAGAGAAACTTTAATTCAAAtaacataagaataaaaattaacacattatcataatttattatCAGACAGATTAAAACATGGTTTTTCGCCAACATAAAACAACGCAGCTGTCCACTGCATGGATCGGATCATCCAATGATGGaacataagaagaaaaaaatcttcaaaacctATATTATGGAGTTTTAAGGTTACAAACAACATCACTAAAGCATCTGTAAAGCAGCACCACGCTTCTCCTCCGACAAAACTAGCTGGGAAAGTGGTGGacgcatttatatatatactgcaGCTCTACCACTAATTACATTGAATTGAAGGATGTCTATTCAAGTAAATCATGTACAACAACAACCTGCTTCTTTAGATACGCACCTCATGCTGCGAAAAAAGGCAGGCAAAGCGCAATATTCACTGtctattaaaattttgtttgtcCTTTTCTCTTCAACCGTAAAGATTTCTCATTTCGTAGCTGCTTCTGAGCTGGTTCAACAAGCAGCAAACGTGACATCACATAGGCTAACAGCTCTTCATGGTGGGAGAAGGTGAAATCCAAGTGGGCATATTCAAATTCAGTATATGATACTTCCACACCGGCTTCCTTCATCAACTTGTAATGCTTTCTTACCATTGAAGGCCGAATCACGTTGTCCTTTTTTCCAGCAACCAAATCAACTGGAATATCAATGAACCCATAATTTTCACCCAAGTCCAATGGTTCTGGAAATCCATACGCATCCATGTTGGCAGATGCACTTCCATAATCATACATTCTAAATCTCCTTGCACGTTTCATTTGTGCAAGGTGGTGAGCCACATAAAAGGAAACTCCTGGCATGTCATTCATGTTATAGTGTGGTAACCCTATTACGCCCACCCAATTTGAGCTGTCTCCACCAACAACATAACTCATAAGGGTTTGAACCAGCCCTCCAACTGCTGGGTAGTTATGGAAGTCCCGAGCCAATTTGTTTAGCAACATGCGGAAGAATCTTGTTGGTATGTAAAAGGCAGGAACGAAACATGCTAGAATAGGAGCCAAAGGAAGGAACATATACTCAAAAGCTGTAAAGACTAAGGAGGAATCATGATGGAAGCCAGCAGGTGACATCAAAATCAATCGAGATAGTCTATGGGACTTTTCTTCAATCCGGCTTGTTATAACATACATCAACATGGCAGCTCCTCCCAAGCTATGGGAGATTGCACAAAGTTTATAATGTTGATCATCATTTGTTTCTTCCTCAAGATCAGGCTGGCTAATTTTCAATTCAGCACTTTTAACCTGGTGAATCTTCTCAATCATTGCTGGAATGTCCTCTGTCCCATGCTCATTGATGGAATACCGCCAATACCTGCTTCAAGTTTTTCCATTTTCATTACTACACAGTATAAGCAGGAAAGTGGGAATTGTTgcctaccttttcttttaattttcattgataCAGTTTTCTAAATCTTGCAGATTTATTTATCCAaattagaaatgaaaagaagacaTTATTTTGTGATGAAAGTAATAAATGATCAAGTCAACATACTTCTGTGAGGAAATTTCCTTTTCAATATGCTCTCTAGAAACCAAACCACGTAAGTtcccaaggaaaacatcatatcctgtaaaataaaaaataaccacttcTTCAATCATAATGTATCACAGCGACTTCAGACAGTTTCAGGTCAAAAGTTACAACATACATACCTTGATCATATGCTGCGAAAGCTGGACTTCCAACAACCCCATTGGACACCCAACTGCACAACAGAATAAGAAAGTGaacgaacaaaaaaaaaaaatccagggaTAATAAAGatgggagagagagggagagggagagggatagttcaaccaagaaaaaatcaGCAATTTGATTAAATGAACGAAGTTCACAAGTTTTGTATACAAGGAAGGTGAAGATAAGTAAAGCATCCACCAATGTATTAGCAAAAGTTGTATATATGAATGACTACCAACTCTCTTCATCTGATTAACCAACTTTGTTAGGCATGTAGCAAAATGTCTCTACTATGCATAACTAAGCAGAATATCAAATTGGacagacaaaaagaaaataatcaattcCTATTTGGACATCCCTGCTGAGACAAATAGATTTAAATTTGAAGTGGAACATAACACATGCTTGCACCATGCCATACACATCAGGACATCAGAATGGAAATGAATTACAATATGACAATTGCTAGGTGCTAGCTAATTTTTGGGTTCCAGAAGGATGGAACAGGAGAGTATTTAGGGAAAAGAATCTTCCTTCACCTGTTTGAAGCATGTTATGGCTCAGGGGGCAGATTATTGGCACAAGGAAATTTACACTAGATTTGTTAAgctaatttaatgttttgttatACAATTTTACATGCTGTTGACTGTAGAAAATTATACTTTTTGTTGAAAGCATCAGAGGATATGTTACTGGTACAAGAGGGAGTCTATTACTAAACAGATGGATTTCTTAAGCTTTGGTTATTTGTTTTACATGTAGCTTGGATATGGGGTACTTGTTTGTGTTGAGACCGTCTTCATTCTGTAAATGCATGGTACTCATTTGGATCCTACACACAGAATTATCTCAATTTATATGTCAAATAAACGTCCAGTGGTATACTAAACCAGAAGAGGCAAGCTGGCAGTCAATTTATATGGCATGCGAATCTTAAGGTGATACAACCTGTACAAAGAAGAATAATGGCAGAACAGCAACATGTACTCAAAATCATAAAGTACCATAAGATCTCTATTTCTTTAGATGCTCAACACATAATTTATCCAGTTCAAGCATAAGTTACACAAAGCAATGAAATATGAACATAATCAAGGGTAAAAATTCTTTCATGATTATTAATCATAGCAACTTGTAAATAGTgttctgaaatattttttaaagaagcaatttggttttttttttactaatagtTTCTACTTCCACTTCCACCGTGGTATGTATTATTAGTAAACTAATCAAGGTGGTGATTTAGGCATGACCTCCAATTTTTCCAAGCAAATATAGAATAGAAAAGTAATTTGACAACAcccctccaaaaaaaaattctacaaaccagaccactctttccttgtGTGAATTAAGATTGAATAACTCACCCCATAGATGAATCCAATATCCCATGTTGGAGGTAAACAGCTTTCCGAGAATCACGTCTGCAATGTAAAACTGTAGATCAGGCAGCACGCATTTAAAATACAAAGTAACAGAACAATGTGGAAAAGAAATAACCATACCTAGGAATTCTTTCCAGAAGTAGAACATATCCATCTGAAGTGATCACATGAATAGCTTCATAAGGGTATCTATTAACAGAAAGAagataataaatttgaagaagatgaaaagcATAGCAATAGGAACACAAGCAACTAAAGTATGCAATACCCAAACTCAGTTATAACATCCTGGCAGGTTCGAGCATCTGTATTCAAAGAGTTGTGCAAAGTAGTTTTCGTCTCTGTAGGAGCTGGATCATCCTCTCCAAGTGTAGCAGCAGGTATAGATGCATCTGAAACACCACCATGGATATCTTCGTTGCCACTTGTCCAAGACAGAAACCATCTACAGATTGCTTTAAGAACTTCTGATGGCGAAAGAAGAAAATGTGCTgctttatgaaaaaaatcaaatataacttCTATGAAAACCTCGATTGCAAGATGAAGGTCCTGTTAACACATCACAGGGAAAAATGAAGATCATGCACGTTAATGGATACAAAAGGCAGAGAAAACGAAAGAATAAAGGTTAACTGACATGTTAAGTCCACGCAAATACCTCAATGACTCCCCGTCTCCTGTCAGTGGTGCGGTGAATGACATGGTCCCTTAACGAATGAATTTTCTTAACAGTGTGTAATGGTGAATTCTGGTGGCTTCCTCTAGGAGAGGCTGCTGACCTCCTAATGTAAAATAAACGACAGAAACGAATAGGAATTCCCAGCAGAAACCTTAAGGGAAACAGAATCCATGAAAATAAGAAGATGGTCCACCCGGTAGAATGCCCACGATTCCTGCTGAAAGTACTTGCACGCGACATGCGTGAGCATTGAGATGATGGCGTTGGAGGATACATTCCATCACCATCTTCCTCTGTTGATGAATAATCCATGCTTGAAGTATCAGAATCCATGGGTAGCTCATGAATGAATTTGTTGAAAGAGGACACGCCACTACCGTCATCAGAaaggggggaaaaaagaaaagaaaaacagagtaagaggaagaggaagagatcAACTAAGAATGCAAATGGATATAATTAACAGTGGAGGAGTTGGTTTTATTAAAAGCACGGACTAACTAGGAGGTTCAGCTAAGATGGTAAAAAGGGAACTCCCTCAATCAGTAAACATCAAAGCTAGGACGGGCCTCAAATAAAAGAGGTTATCAGTGTGGATTAACAAGACAGACAGAGTATTGAAACTCGAGACATCTGGGTTGGACAACAGGTTTTATGCACATATGATGtttaaaaacatcaacaacaacaagtcATTCACTCAAATGATCaagaaatatgataattaattctGCAGAAACAGAGTGAATGCTTACTTCTCCATCCAGCGGGGTAATCGAGGCCCACGAAAAGTAGGCCTGAGCTCCCATCCTTGAAGACCTTCAAGAACATTAGCCTTTGCAGGCAAAATAGTCAACAAAATCGCAGACACTCCATTTATCAACCTCGCAATATTGTTCAACGACTCATACGTCACCGTCTTCACCGACCTGCTCTAAACACCAAATAACtcatcaaaacataattaaattacatgcCCGCTCGCTCACCCACCCAAATTAAAATTGATCGCAGCTGCTCCAATCACAATATGATCAAAACCCACAGAgctttcatctttcttcttaaaagaaatatattttgagaaatgaagaagatttgagagagagagagagaagactcACTCTTTGGTAACAGCTAGGACGGCGTCAACAAATCTCTGAATCATAACTGCGAAGATTTTgggaaattaaatttttattactgtGTTTGATAGGACTCCAAATCCACCGCGGAAATAACTGCGAATTTCCAATATCTATAGCAAATGCTGCTTTTGTTGGGAACCAATTCTCTCTCTATCTATCGCCTCGCCGATTTATGAGGAAACCCAAACAAAGGAACAACGGCGGTTCTTGCCGTCCTGAGGAAGGCTTTTTATTGgttaaaaatcaaggaaaataaatagtttagattctctttttgatttttaatttttacacgTGGGGAGATGTGAGTGGACAGTCATTTTAGTTGTCGCTTTCCTATGGGACACTTGTGTATATTTTGCTACACGTAAGGGTGAGTCATGATGCTTGGAGTCTTAAACGTGGATATAATTAGGTGCACGTGGTTTGTGGATTAGAATTTATGTGGATCGTTGATGGCATGTCATGTGGGGTTGTATTACAGATGTCCGGCTGCTGATGGAGTTGGGTCAGGGAGCGGTTAGGTATTTAGAAAATCTGAAACATATTTATTGCGTGTAATTTCAGGGCACTCAGAAGTTTGTGTTCCCAAATTCATTGTCACGACATGGTAATACAATAAACTAGTATTTTGAAACCCAATCTGTGTAGTGGATGGTTTGACTCATGTTACTTGAATTtagataattattatatatattcttagatTTGATAATTATGTCCGATCTAAGTTATTTGAGTTTGGTAAACATGTTATACCCGTATAAAAACACGTATATTTAGCAACAATGCCAGATCCATGTACTCCGCCTAGCAACTAAGTCAGACCTAAGGCAACTAGGTCTAGCGACCATACCAGATTCGTGCTTGAACCTAGCAAACGTATTAGACCTAGGCACCCTAGATCTGGCAAGGCAATAGAAAATCTTAAATGCACATTCAAAGTTTGCTCATCGTGATCAATAAAACTAATTGACTATTAcatgtattaataaataaataagaaattattaataataaataaagacaaaaaaattacataatggGTAATGTTATTTAGCA belongs to Populus nigra chromosome 18, ddPopNigr1.1, whole genome shotgun sequence and includes:
- the LOC133678390 gene encoding uncharacterized protein LOC133678390 isoform X3; the encoded protein is MENGVSSFNKFIHELPMDSDTSSMDYSSTEEDGDGMYPPTPSSQCSRMSRASTFSRNRGHSTGWTIFLFSWILFPLRFLLGIPIRFCRLFYIRRSAASPRGSHQNSPLHTVKKIHSLRDHVIHRTTDRRRGVIEDLHLAIEVFIEVIFDFFHKAAHFLLSPSEVLKAICRWFLSWTSGNEDIHGGVSDASIPAATLGEDDPAPTETKTTLHNSLNTDARTCQDVITEFGYPYEAIHVITSDGYVLLLERIPRRDSRKAVYLQHGILDSSMGWVSNGVVGSPAFAAYDQGYDVFLGNLRGLVSREHIEKEISSQNRYWRYSINEHGTEDIPAMIEKIHQVKSAELKISQPDLEEETNDDQHYKLCAISHSLGGAAMLMYVITSRIEEKSHRLSRLILMSPAGFHHDSSLVFTAFEYMFLPLAPILACFVPAFYIPTRFFRMLLNKLARDFHNYPAVGGLVQTLMSYVVGGDSSNWVGVIGLPHYNMNDMPGVSFYVAHHLAQMKRARRFRMYDYGSASANMDAYGFPEPLDLGENYGFIDIPVDLVAGKKDNVIRPSMVRKHYKLMKEAGVEVSYTEFEYAHLDFTFSHHEELLAYVMSRLLLVEPAQKQLRNEKSLRLKRKGQTKF
- the LOC133678390 gene encoding uncharacterized protein LOC133678390 isoform X2, translated to MIQRFVDAVLAVTKESVKTVTYESLNNIARLINGVSAILLTILPAKANVLEGLQGWELRPTFRGPRLPRWMENGVSSFNKFIHELPMDSDTSSMDYSSTEEDGDGMYPPTPSSQCSRMSRASTFSRNRGHSTGWTIFLFSWILFPLRFLLGIPIRFCRLFYIRRSAASPRGSHQNSPLHTVKKIHSLRDHVIHRTTDRRRGVIEDLHLAIEVFIEVIFDFFHKAAHFLLSPSEVLKAICRWFLSWTSGNEDIHGGVSDASIPAATLGEDDPAPTETKTTLHNSLNTDARTCQDVITEFGYPYEAIHVITSDGYVLLLERIPRRDSRKAVYLQHGILDSSMGWVSNGVVGSPAFAAYDQGYDVFLGNLRGLVSREHIEKEISSQKYWRYSINEHGTEDIPAMIEKIHQVKSAELKISQPDLEEETNDDQHYKLCAISHSLGGAAMLMYVITSRIEEKSHRLSRLILMSPAGFHHDSSLVFTAFEYMFLPLAPILACFVPAFYIPTRFFRMLLNKLARDFHNYPAVGGLVQTLMSYVVGGDSSNWVGVIGLPHYNMNDMPGVSFYVAHHLAQMKRARRFRMYDYGSASANMDAYGFPEPLDLGENYGFIDIPVDLVAGKKDNVIRPSMVRKHYKLMKEAGVEVSYTEFEYAHLDFTFSHHEELLAYVMSRLLLVEPAQKQLRNEKSLRLKRKGQTKF
- the LOC133678390 gene encoding uncharacterized protein LOC133678390 isoform X1, giving the protein MIQRFVDAVLAVTKESVKTVTYESLNNIARLINGVSAILLTILPAKANVLEGLQGWELRPTFRGPRLPRWMENGVSSFNKFIHELPMDSDTSSMDYSSTEEDGDGMYPPTPSSQCSRMSRASTFSRNRGHSTGWTIFLFSWILFPLRFLLGIPIRFCRLFYIRRSAASPRGSHQNSPLHTVKKIHSLRDHVIHRTTDRRRGVIEDLHLAIEVFIEVIFDFFHKAAHFLLSPSEVLKAICRWFLSWTSGNEDIHGGVSDASIPAATLGEDDPAPTETKTTLHNSLNTDARTCQDVITEFGYPYEAIHVITSDGYVLLLERIPRRDSRKAVYLQHGILDSSMGWVSNGVVGSPAFAAYDQGYDVFLGNLRGLVSREHIEKEISSQNRYWRYSINEHGTEDIPAMIEKIHQVKSAELKISQPDLEEETNDDQHYKLCAISHSLGGAAMLMYVITSRIEEKSHRLSRLILMSPAGFHHDSSLVFTAFEYMFLPLAPILACFVPAFYIPTRFFRMLLNKLARDFHNYPAVGGLVQTLMSYVVGGDSSNWVGVIGLPHYNMNDMPGVSFYVAHHLAQMKRARRFRMYDYGSASANMDAYGFPEPLDLGENYGFIDIPVDLVAGKKDNVIRPSMVRKHYKLMKEAGVEVSYTEFEYAHLDFTFSHHEELLAYVMSRLLLVEPAQKQLRNEKSLRLKRKGQTKF